From the genome of Sulfurovum sp. NBC37-1, one region includes:
- a CDS encoding tetratricopeptide repeat protein, with protein MKKILFGIAILGVTLLWPHGADYNLAEDARKKGNYKKAVKYALRQLKSDIETYGVDGKENIISYSKIGYYYEKMGKYDEALKYNLKALELQKKLLDEDDRTEATTYNNIGGIYSKQGKYKEAIDHYLMSLKIQKKLFGENYRASAITYSNIAGVYRKQGKYSEALEYYKKALEIRKDTVGEEHYATALTYSNIGLIYFKLGQYEKALNELNKTLQIREKIFGKEHSIVRKTQSNIDYVKKEMMKKSKKDHQ; from the coding sequence TTGCTGTGGCCGCATGGTGCGGACTACAATCTTGCGGAAGATGCCAGAAAGAAAGGCAACTACAAGAAAGCTGTGAAATATGCGCTCAGGCAGCTGAAATCGGATATCGAAACGTATGGGGTGGATGGCAAAGAGAATATTATCAGTTATTCCAAGATAGGATACTACTATGAAAAGATGGGAAAATATGATGAGGCCCTGAAGTACAATCTCAAAGCGCTGGAACTGCAAAAGAAACTCCTGGACGAAGATGACAGGACCGAAGCAACAACCTACAACAACATAGGCGGTATCTACAGTAAGCAGGGAAAATACAAAGAGGCGATCGATCACTATCTGATGTCGCTTAAAATACAAAAGAAACTTTTTGGAGAGAATTATCGTGCGTCAGCCATTACCTACAGCAACATAGCCGGGGTCTACCGCAAGCAGGGGAAGTACAGTGAGGCGCTGGAGTATTATAAAAAGGCACTGGAGATACGAAAAGATACTGTGGGGGAGGAGCATTATGCTACGGCTTTAACCTACAGTAATATAGGATTGATCTACTTTAAGCTGGGGCAGTATGAAAAAGCATTGAATGAATTGAATAAAACCTTACAGATACGGGAAAAGATATTTGGGAAAGAACATTCAATAGTGCGAAAAACACAAAGTAATATTGATTATGTTAAAAAAGAAATGATGAAAAAAAGTAAAAAAGATCATCAATAG
- a CDS encoding DUF302 domain-containing protein, which translates to MNMKLKGLAVALLLTFGVAVNAAQDIRIYTADNQGGKVNAKTIEKAFKDAGFYITGNNDMNKAFEAKFKDHAHDAYNLMTLHKKDAVTKLLKKYPNMALFTPLSMSIFTKKGEKNISVSSMSTAGIAKITGIPADNADLVAYMKDVADVLAKAMPNGKFEDTHYKIAKPEGDLVKRFTMEMDVKPDEVEDELDGLQEELEAGLETAGFVLAGYNKLGDDLAKAGDNTYDFFDVYSICKVAVIYEVSKTHPEAGAFAPCSFSMYKKKGDKTVNFAYPSVYNWISSIDVTDKASKDVLLKAQKAMNAAVNEATEE; encoded by the coding sequence ATGAACATGAAGTTGAAAGGTTTGGCAGTAGCACTATTGCTAACATTTGGAGTAGCGGTAAACGCTGCACAGGATATCCGTATTTATACGGCAGACAATCAAGGCGGTAAAGTAAACGCCAAAACGATCGAGAAAGCATTCAAAGATGCGGGTTTCTACATTACCGGTAACAACGACATGAATAAAGCGTTCGAAGCCAAGTTCAAGGACCATGCACATGATGCATACAATCTTATGACGCTTCACAAGAAAGATGCGGTGACCAAACTACTTAAGAAGTATCCAAACATGGCATTGTTTACACCACTGAGTATGTCTATCTTTACCAAAAAGGGTGAAAAAAACATTTCCGTATCATCTATGTCTACAGCAGGCATTGCCAAGATTACCGGCATTCCTGCAGACAATGCAGACCTTGTTGCCTATATGAAAGACGTTGCGGATGTTCTCGCAAAGGCTATGCCAAACGGTAAGTTTGAAGATACTCACTATAAGATAGCAAAGCCGGAAGGTGACCTTGTCAAAAGATTTACGATGGAAATGGATGTAAAGCCTGACGAGGTAGAAGATGAGCTGGATGGACTTCAGGAAGAACTGGAAGCTGGACTTGAGACAGCAGGCTTTGTCCTGGCAGGCTACAATAAGCTTGGCGATGATCTGGCAAAAGCGGGAGATAACACGTATGACTTTTTTGATGTATACTCCATCTGTAAAGTAGCAGTAATCTATGAAGTCTCCAAAACTCACCCTGAAGCAGGTGCATTTGCTCCATGTTCTTTCTCTATGTATAAGAAAAAAGGTGATAAAACAGTGAATTTTGCTTACCCGTCTGTCTATAACTGGATCAGCTCTATCGACGTGACCGATAAAGCATCAAAAGATGTACTTCTTAAAGCACAGAAAGCAATGAATGCAGCTGTGAATGAAGCAACAGAAGAATAG
- a CDS encoding FAD-dependent oxidoreductase: MDSSKRKFLALSGLTIASSLCGSETASTPKEKTLPKSNKAAIPDTSKPRVVVLGGGWSGLSIAKTVKEFSPQADVVLVESRHEFISCPISNLWMVDKVDLEYITHDYLQAARNYNYTFFNATAINVDKKNRILQTTQGDITFDYLVLSPGIDYDYSRWTTDPALVARLRQEYPAGFIPGSEHMTIKNKIHKFKEGNFILTVPGGNYRCLPAPYERACLIADYFKEKKLKAKVIILDENNAITIKKKGFSSAFDELYADYIEYVPNSTIKNIDLDKKVVTTEMDEFTFADAAFYPRVRGAKIIETMGFAKDAKDMMEGHINPITYEVIGEKNIFIAGDARPMGFSKSGNTSNIEGKYVGKVVARRINKEQAPQWESPITLCFSAISLKPFNAIYIYTKYSFDKKDKNPKNVKFIDWQKFSFTETISNENWKKTGKVDADSILSWADALYFDMFGAK; encoded by the coding sequence ATGGATTCTTCAAAAAGAAAATTTCTAGCACTCTCCGGTCTCACTATCGCTTCTTCCCTCTGTGGAAGTGAAACTGCAAGCACTCCAAAAGAAAAAACACTGCCAAAAAGCAATAAAGCGGCTATTCCTGACACCAGCAAGCCCAGAGTAGTTGTCTTGGGCGGTGGGTGGTCAGGACTCTCTATTGCCAAAACAGTAAAAGAGTTCTCTCCCCAGGCTGATGTGGTTTTGGTTGAAAGCAGGCATGAGTTTATTTCCTGTCCCATAAGTAATTTATGGATGGTCGACAAAGTCGACCTTGAGTACATTACGCATGACTACCTTCAGGCGGCTCGAAACTACAACTACACTTTTTTCAATGCAACGGCCATCAATGTAGACAAAAAAAATCGTATTCTTCAAACGACACAGGGAGATATCACATTTGATTATCTTGTCCTTTCTCCTGGTATAGACTATGATTACTCCAGATGGACAACAGATCCGGCACTGGTTGCAAGATTGAGACAGGAGTATCCCGCAGGATTTATCCCGGGCTCCGAGCATATGACGATCAAAAATAAAATACACAAATTTAAAGAGGGCAACTTTATCCTTACCGTCCCCGGAGGGAACTACAGATGCCTTCCTGCTCCCTATGAGAGAGCCTGTCTGATTGCGGACTATTTCAAAGAGAAAAAGCTCAAAGCAAAAGTCATTATTTTGGATGAGAACAATGCGATCACCATTAAAAAGAAAGGCTTCTCCTCTGCCTTTGACGAACTCTACGCAGACTACATAGAATATGTTCCGAACAGCACGATTAAAAATATTGACCTGGACAAAAAGGTGGTTACAACCGAGATGGATGAATTCACATTTGCAGACGCTGCTTTCTACCCTCGTGTCAGAGGTGCAAAGATCATAGAAACCATGGGATTTGCAAAAGATGCCAAAGATATGATGGAGGGGCACATCAATCCCATCACCTATGAAGTCATAGGTGAAAAAAACATATTTATTGCCGGGGATGCTAGGCCGATGGGCTTTTCCAAATCAGGAAACACCTCAAATATTGAAGGAAAATATGTCGGAAAAGTTGTTGCACGACGTATCAACAAAGAACAGGCACCTCAGTGGGAATCACCTATAACCCTGTGCTTTTCTGCTATTTCCCTAAAACCTTTTAATGCTATCTATATCTATACCAAATACTCTTTTGACAAAAAAGACAAAAATCCAAAAAATGTAAAATTTATAGACTGGCAGAAGTTTAGTTTTACAGAGACAATAAGTAATGAAAACTGGAAAAAAACAGGTAAAGTCGATGCTGACTCTATTCTGTCCTGGGCGGATGCTTTATACTTCGATATGTTTGGTGCCAAATAG
- a CDS encoding thioredoxin family protein gives MHRFSFIGKVLLSLFLLISALDAVELNWEHNYQNALAKAKKEHKMVYLFVGADKCRHCDRFKKLTLSNKELIETMKKEYVLLYMSRDRHEIPDKFEKYGVPMHYFLTADGKIVAVVQGSRELAGWYDVLDEVELKKEK, from the coding sequence ATGCATAGATTTTCATTCATCGGCAAGGTATTGCTTTCACTGTTTCTGCTCATCTCTGCCCTTGATGCCGTAGAACTGAACTGGGAACACAACTACCAAAATGCTCTGGCAAAAGCGAAAAAAGAGCATAAGATGGTCTACCTTTTTGTAGGTGCCGACAAATGCAGACATTGCGACAGATTTAAAAAACTGACACTTTCAAACAAAGAGCTCATAGAGACGATGAAAAAAGAGTATGTATTGCTCTATATGTCAAGAGACCGGCATGAGATTCCTGACAAATTTGAAAAATACGGCGTGCCCATGCACTACTTTTTAACTGCTGACGGCAAAATTGTTGCCGTAGTACAAGGCAGCAGAGAACTGGCAGGCTGGTATGACGTACTCGATGAAGTTGAATTAAAAAAGGAGAAATAA